Genomic DNA from Trypanosoma brucei brucei TREU927 chromosome 9, whole genome shotgun sequence:
ACATGGTCGCCCCTTATGATTCCCCCACGGATACTATAGTGAAGTTCGTTGAAGGAACGATAAACCTGCAGAGACCAATTGTTGAGGTCCTTCACGTTATGAACGAGCATTTGTCCCTTGTCCTTCGCGCAAAGAACACTCATGTCTTTTATGTCGACCCCGTTAATAACCTGTTATACGACCCTATTCACGGGGTGGCCGCTGCACTCGATGAATCGTCACCAATAGGAAAGGCCATAGTTTCGGGTGAGCGGCTTAACGTAGCGGGGACACTATATATACCCATCATCTCCGAGGGGATGCCGTTGGGTTGCGTACTGAGTCCTTGTGGAAGGGCAGATTACCACGCCTCTACGATGCTTGAGTCATCACTCCGTGTTATTTCCACATCCCTCAAAAACATCATTCAGGCAGAGAAACTAAActggaacaaagaaaaggcggAGGCTATGCTCCGGATGGCAACGCAGCTGGCCCGTGACAATCTTGAAGAAACAGTACTCGCATCTTCTATCATGAACACTGTCAAGAGTCTCACGGAAAGTGCGCGTTGCAGTCTCTTCCTTGTCAGGGGTGACGTTCTTGAAGCGCATTTTGAGGATGGTAACGTTGTTACAATCCCTAGGGGTGCAGGTATTGCCGGATATGTGGCGCAAACTGGTGAGACTGTTAATATTGTTGATGCCTACGCCGATGACCGCTTTAACCGTGAGGTTGACAAGGCTACTGGGTACCGTACAAAGACGATACTCTGCATGCCTGTGATGTACGAAGGAACGATTGTGGCTGTTGCCCAACTGATTAATAAATTGGATCTGACAACTGAGAGTGGATTGCGCCTACCTCGTGTGTTCGGAAGGCGTGATGAGGAGCTGTTCCAAACCTTCTCTATGTTTGCTGGCGCCTCACTACGTAACTGTCGTATCAACGACCGACTCTtaaaggagaagaaaaagagtgacGTGATTCTCGATGTTGTTACTGTTCTCTCGAACACGGATATCCGCGATGTGGATGGTATTGTTCGCCACGCACTGCACGGAGCAAAGAAACTACTGAACGCGGATCGCTCtactttgtttttggtggaCAAGGAACGGAACGAACTTTGCAGTCGTATGGCAGATAGCGTTGCTGGTAAGGAGATTCGTTTTCCGTGTGGCCAAGGTATTGCGGGCACTGTGGCGGCATCTGGAGTTGGTGAGAATATTCAGGACGCGTACCAGGATCCGCGTTTCAACCGTGAGGTTGACAAACAACTTGGATACCGCACGCAGGCCATATTGTGCGAGCCCATCATACTAAATGGTGAGATCCTTGCTGTCGTGCAGCTCGTGAACAAGCTTGATTCATCTGGAGAAGTGACTGTGTTTACCGAGGATGATCGTGACACCTTCCGTGTGTTTTCCTTATTTGCAGGTATATCCATCAACAACTCTCACCTGCTTGAGTTCGCTGTGAAGGCGGGTCGTGAGGTGATGGAATTAAATGAACACCGAGCAACATTGTTTAATAAGAACGTTCCCTCACGTGGAGTTAAACGAGTCACTGCCATCACAAATAGAGAAAGGGAGGCTGTGCTACGTATTGAGTTCCCCAACGTGGACGTTACGGATATTGACTTCGACTTGTTCCAGGCACGTGAAAGTACAGATAAACCGTTggatgttgctgctgctattGCATACAGACTACTGCTTGGAAGCGGCCTTCCACAAAAGTTTGGTTGCTCTGACGAGGTGCTTCTTAACTTCATTCTGCAATGCCGTAAGAAATACCGTAATGTCCCTTATCACAACTTTTACCATGTTGTGGATGTATGCCAAACCATTTACACATTCTTGTACAGGGGAAATGTGTATGAGAAGTTAACCGAGCTTGAGTGCTTTGTGCTGCTTATCACCGCACTGGTGCATGATCTTGATCATATGGGGCTGAACAACAGTTTCTACCTGAAAACAGAATCTCCACTTGGTATTCTTTCCAGCGCAAGTGGTAACAAGTCTGTTCTTGAGGTGCATCACTGCAACCTTGCTGTTGAGATCCTCTCTGATCCGGAATCTGATGTGTTTGGTGGTCTGGAGGGTGCAGAGCGTACTCTTGCGTTCCGATCGATGATTGATTGTGTACTTGCGACAGATATGGCGAGACATAGTGAATTTCTTGAGAAGT
This window encodes:
- a CDS encoding cAMP-specific phosphodiesterase (identical/ similar to GB:AAG43461.1: cyclic nucleotide phosphodiesterase {Trypanosoma brucei}), with the translated sequence MTHNGGRHLLEAVTLCGSILTRYKRSNMKLDEAEVRALKELFEKYQDILVDGSPGLPTHASGPMIQPPVTNMVAPYDSPTDTIVKFVEGTINLQRPIVEVLHVMNEHLSLVLRAKNTHVFYVDPVNNLLYDPIHGVAAALDESSPIGKAIVSGERLNVAGTLYIPIISEGMPLGCVLSPCGRADYHASTMLESSLRVISTSLKNIIQAEKLNWNKEKAEAMLRMATQLARDNLEETVLASSIMNTVKSLTESARCSLFLVRGDVLEAHFEDGNVVTIPRGAGIAGYVAQTGETVNIVDAYADDRFNREVDKATGYRTKTILCMPVMYEGTIVAVAQLINKLDLTTESGLRLPRVFGRRDEELFQTFSMFAGASLRNCRINDRLLKEKKKSDVILDVVTVLSNTDIRDVDGIVRHALHGAKKLLNADRSTLFLVDKERNELCSRMADSVAGKEIRFPCGQGIAGTVAASGVGENIQDAYQDPRFNREVDKQLGYRTQAILCEPIILNGEILAVVQLVNKLDSSGEVTVFTEDDRDTFRVFSLFAGISINNSHLLEFAVKAGREVMELNEHRATLFNKNVPSRGVKRVTAITNREREAVLRIEFPNVDVTDIDFDLFQARESTDKPLDVAAAIAYRLLLGSGLPQKFGCSDEVLLNFILQCRKKYRNVPYHNFYHVVDVCQTIYTFLYRGNVYEKLTELECFVLLITALVHDLDHMGLNNSFYLKTESPLGILSSASGNKSVLEVHHCNLAVEILSDPESDVFGGLEGAERTLAFRSMIDCVLATDMARHSEFLEKYLELMKTSYNVDDSDHRQMTMDVLMKAGDISNVTKPFDISRQWAMAVTEEFYRQGDMEKERGVEVLPMFDRSKNMELAKGQIGFIDFVAAPFFQKIVDACLQGMQWTVDRTKSNRAQWERVLEARSTGASS